In one window of Ovis aries strain OAR_USU_Benz2616 breed Rambouillet chromosome 5, ARS-UI_Ramb_v3.0, whole genome shotgun sequence DNA:
- the ZNF300 gene encoding zinc finger protein 300, translated as MKSQGLVSFKDVAVDFTQEEWQQLDPAQKTLYRDVMLENYSHLVSMGHPVSKPDVISKLEQGEDPWIIKTDIPNWICPYEGQADGRLDRKSNLDNPQSCILGSVSFHNKILKGVIKDGSLYSTLKVCQSDGQLQRCQKNSLSRQVTVINNKTMTVESDYKYDTLRKILQECIESDASRQRPYNYDAFKKNLKSNIDLPSCNKNNSRTNLDESFGCGKSIIHSVANSDLEKLHNGVIPCNDNEHGNIFSKKQSIIHYQKVETKEKTCVCITCGKAFAKKSQLIVHQRIHTGKKPYDCGACGKAFSEKFHLIVHQRTHTGEKPYECSECGKAFSQKSSLIIHQRVHTGEKPYECSECGKAFSQKSPLIIHQRIHTGEKPYECRECGKAFSQKSQLIIHHRAHTGEKPYECTECGKAFCEKSHLIIHKRIHTGEKPYKCAQCEEAFSRKTELITHQLIHTGEKPYECTACGKTFSRKSQLIIHQRTHTGEKPYKCSECGKAFCQKSHLIGHQRIHTGEKPYVCTECGKAFSQKSHLPGHQRIHTGEKPYVCAECGKAFSQKSDLVLHRRIHTGERPYQCAVCGKAFIQKSQLTVHQRIHSSGKNHSELKTQTSFQY; from the exons ATGAAGTCCCAG GGATTAGTATCTTTCAAGGATGTGGCTGTCGATTTCACCCAGGAGGAGTGGCAGCAACTAGACCCTGCTCAGAAGACCCTGTACAgggatgtgatgctggagaattATAGCCACCTGGTCTCAATGG GGCATCCAGTTTCCAAACCAGATGTCATTTCCAAGTTGGAGCAAGGAGAAGATCCATGGATCATTAAGACAGACATACCAAATTGGATCTGTCCATATGAAGGTCAGGCAGATGGGCGACTAG acAGGAAGAGTAACCTTGACAACCCCCAATCATGTATTTTGGGGTCTGTTTCCTTCCATAATAAGATATTGAAAGGAGTCATAAAGGATGGTTCATTATACTCCACTTTAAAAGTCTGTCAAAGTGATGGTCAGTTACAGAGATGTCAGAAAAACAGTCTTTCCAGACAAGTAACAGtcatcaacaacaaaacaatgaCTGTAGAGTCAGACTACAAATATGATACACTGAGGAAAATACTTCAAGAGTGCATAGAGTCAGATGCTTCAAGACAAAGACCCTATAACTATGATGCCTTTAAAAAGAACTTGAAATCTAATATTGACCTACCTAGTTGTAACAAGAACAATTCAAGAACAAACCTTGATGAGAGTTTTGGATGTGGAAAATCAATCATCCACAGTGTGGCCAATTCTGACCTTGAGAAGCTTCACAATGGAGTAATTCCCTGTAATGATAATGAGCATGGAAACATTTTCAGCAAGAAACAATCCATTATTCATTATCAGAAAGTTGAAACCAAGGAGAAAACCTGTGTGTGTATTACATGTGGAAAAGCCTTTGCTAAGAAGTCACAGCTCATTGTACATCAACGAATTCATACTGGGAAAAAACCATATGATTGTGGTgcatgtgggaaagccttcagtgaGAAGTTTCACCTCATTGTACATCAGAGAACTCATACTGGGGAGAAACCTTATGAATGTTctgaatgtggaaaagccttctCTCAAAAATCATCCCTTATTAtacatcagagagttcatactggagaaaaaccataCGAATGTAgtgaatgtggaaaagccttctCCCAGAAATCACCCCTCATTatacatcagagaattcacactggagagaaaccttatgaatgtaGAGAATGTGGTAAGGCCTTCTCCCAGAAGTCGCAACTAATTATACATCATCGAgctcatactggagagaagccctatgagtgtactgaatgtgggaaagccttctgtGAGAAGTCCCACCTCATTATACATAAAAGAATTCATACTGGGGAGAAACCCTACAAATGTGCTCAGTGTGAGGAAGCCTTCAGCAGAAAGACAGAACTCATTACACACCAGTTAATTCATACTGGGgagaaaccttatgaatgtaCTGCTTGTGGGAAGACCTTCTCCCGAAAGTCACAGCTCATTATACATCAGAGAAcgcatactggagagaaaccctataaatgcagtgaatgtggaaaagccttctGTCAGAAATCACATCTCATTGGACATCAGAGGATACACACAGGAGAAAAACCTTATGTTTGTactgaatgtgggaaagccttctcTCAAAAGTCTCACCTCCCAGGTCATCAGAGGattcatacaggagagaaaccatatGTATGTGCTGAATGTGGAAAGGCATTTTCTCAGAAGTCAGATCTTGTTTTACATCGGAGAATTCACACTGGGGAAAGACCCTATCAGTGTGCTGTATGTGGGAAAGCTTTCATCCAGAAATCACAACTCACTgtacatcagagaattcatagcAGTGGTAAAAATCATAGTGAACTAAAAACACAGACAAGCTTTCAGTATTAG